In Carnobacterium mobile DSM 4848, the DNA window TCAATATTTTTCATATTCGATCCGCCTTAGGAATAATTTTTTCTTAAGCTATATTACTTTATTTATTACATATTTCTGATTTGTGCTAAACGCTCTCGAAATTCTGCTTGTTCTTTTTCTGAAAGTTGCTTATCAGGTTTGTTTTTTTGTCCTTCTTTTGCCCAATCTGGGAGTCTTTCTTTACGAACTGTTTGTTTTCCTTTCTTTTTCGGAATTTGTTTATCTAAATCGAAGGGAATAAAGTTCCCGCTATTATCAAAAGTTCCTTTAAGAGCTTCCTTTTTGAAATAAAATTTAATTGCTACAACTCTGTTACCTTGACCTTTTTTTACTTTTTCGTACTTCAAGTCATGGAAAAAGTTATTCTTTTTTAATTCTTTTGTTGCTGCATCTAAGACACGGACAGTGAACTGATCTAATCGATAGGATACTGGGACATCAAGTAAATCTCTTAATTCATTTAATTCATATTGTTTAAAACCTACGCTACGCCATTGTTTTAAAAGTCTATATAATGCTTTTGAGTATCGACTTTCAAGCTGTGTTAGCTGACTTAATTCTAAAATAGTAAAACCGCCTACAATTTCATTAAAGAGGAATTCAAATCGTGAATTTACTGCAACAGTTAAAACTTCTTGGTCTAAATCAATTTCAAATGTGGGAAACAAAACAAAGTCAACTATCTTATTTTCATTTTCTAATGTGAAACTAAGTGATAAAAGCTTTCTATTCGTTTTTCTTAAATCATTAATGAACCTCGCTTTATCAGCAGATCTGTAATCACTTAAGTCCTTAAGCTTTTCAAATGATATCGTAATGTCTTGTGCACCCTTCGATTTTACTTGGCTACATAAAGTATAAAAAAGGTCTATTTCAACGGAATTAAATCCCTTCAAAGCAACTAAGTTCATTTGGTTATTGTAAATTACACTCTCTTTACCCAAAGCA includes these proteins:
- a CDS encoding replication initiation protein, whose product is MKKGEIALGKESVIYNNQMNLVALKGFNSVEIDLFYTLCSQVKSKGAQDITISFEKLKDLSDYRSADKARFINDLRKTNRKLLSLSFTLENENKIVDFVLFPTFEIDLDQEVLTVAVNSRFEFLFNEIVGGFTILELSQLTQLESRYSKALYRLLKQWRSVGFKQYELNELRDLLDVPVSYRLDQFTVRVLDAATKELKKNNFFHDLKYEKVKKGQGNRVVAIKFYFKKEALKGTFDNSGNFIPFDLDKQIPKKKGKQTVRKERLPDWAKEGQKNKPDKQLSEKEQAEFRERLAQIRNM